The Hymenobacter baengnokdamensis genome includes a region encoding these proteins:
- a CDS encoding M48 family metallopeptidase: protein MLKNFVLASSLLLAAGCTTVPITGRRQLSLVSDSEMNTLAITQYKQTLGTAKLSTNAEQTAMVRRVGQRVAAAVEQYFKQQGQSSQLEGYQWEFNLIDDPKTVNAWCMPGGKVAVYSGILPLTRDENGLAVVLGHEISHAVAKHGAERMSDQLAAQLGGTALSTALSQNPTVTNTLFQQAVGVGTQGMLLKFSRRQESEADHLGLIFMAMAGYNPEGAIPFWERMAAQSQTNMPAFLSDHPSDATRIADLKSLMPEALKYYKPR from the coding sequence GGCGCCAGCTCAGTCTGGTGTCGGACAGCGAGATGAATACGCTGGCCATCACGCAATACAAGCAAACCCTGGGTACGGCCAAGCTCTCAACCAATGCCGAGCAAACCGCTATGGTGCGCCGCGTGGGCCAGCGGGTAGCCGCCGCCGTGGAGCAGTATTTTAAGCAGCAGGGCCAGTCGAGCCAGCTCGAAGGCTACCAGTGGGAGTTTAACCTGATTGATGACCCTAAAACGGTGAACGCCTGGTGCATGCCCGGCGGCAAAGTGGCCGTGTACTCCGGCATATTACCCCTGACCAGGGACGAGAATGGCCTGGCCGTGGTGCTGGGCCACGAAATCTCGCACGCCGTAGCCAAGCACGGGGCCGAGCGCATGAGCGACCAGCTGGCCGCCCAGCTCGGGGGCACGGCGCTTTCCACGGCCCTCTCGCAAAACCCCACCGTGACGAATACGCTGTTTCAACAGGCGGTGGGCGTGGGCACGCAGGGGATGCTGCTGAAGTTCAGCCGGCGCCAGGAAAGCGAGGCCGACCACCTGGGCCTGATTTTTATGGCGATGGCCGGCTACAACCCGGAAGGCGCAATTCCGTTCTGGGAGCGGATGGCCGCTCAAAGCCAGACTAACATGCCGGCATTTCTCTCTGACCACCCCAGCGATGCCACCCGCATTGCCGACCTGAAGAGCCTGATGCCCGAAGCCCTGAAATATTACAAGCCCCGTTAG
- the dnaB gene encoding replicative DNA helicase, whose protein sequence is MSPTGKLPPQRLEMEAAVLGALMLEKDALTTVVDILKAHSFYKDGHQRIYKAISNLFDKSEPIDQLTVVQELREMGELEAAGGVGYVAGLTMHINSAANIEAHARVILEAAIKRELIRTATDILRDAYEETTDVFELLDATEKNIFQVSEDNMRKGVDSMQDLMVKAIKELEEKKHQKDGLTGVPTGFSALDRVTSGWQPSDLVIIAARPGMGKCLALGTKVVMYDGTLRRVEDVREGDLLMGDDSTPRRVLSLARGRENMYWVRQNKGDDYRVNESHILSLKRSRNEGPHRHGDVLNIEVREWLKKGPKFQSNYKGYKVALEFAEQTVPLDPYFLGVWLGDGAAGNCRITGQDAEIIDYLHQYADELGMQVTTGVVTDRCNSYGITRGRQGGSVAEYSVQDELRQLGVLNNKHIPQAYLVNSTEYRLRLLAGLIDSDGHLNVVSNGYEITQKNKKLARQIKFLCDSLGFRTSLTKKRAVISKIGYESEVWRVRFYGDVDKIPVRVARKKANPWASAVDWRMTGISVEFDKEDDYYGFEIDGNHLFLLADCTVTHNTAFVVSAMRNAAVDFKKPVAIFSLEMSSLQLVNRLISAEAELDSEKIKKGNLADYEWAQLNHKISSLSSAPIFIDDTPALSIRELRAKCRRLKSQHDIQLIIIDYLQLMSGGEAGRPGGNREQEIASISRALKGIAKELNIPVIALSQLSRSVETRGGDKKPQLSDLRESGSIEQDADMVIFLYRPEYYKITEDEMGNPTQGMGEVIIAKHRNGSLETVQLKFIGRFTKFADLDGFDGGGDAGGFGGAPAFSSNSFPTSSFDSEPAGGPAPGGGFAPNTIRLGSRMNDAPPSPVPFPKSNSFGEEPPF, encoded by the coding sequence ATGTCGCCCACCGGCAAGCTGCCGCCCCAGCGCCTCGAAATGGAAGCCGCCGTGCTCGGCGCCCTCATGCTCGAGAAGGATGCGCTCACCACGGTGGTCGATATCCTCAAAGCGCACAGCTTTTACAAAGATGGCCATCAGCGTATCTATAAGGCTATCAGCAACTTGTTTGATAAGTCGGAGCCCATCGACCAGCTCACCGTGGTGCAGGAGCTGCGCGAGATGGGCGAGCTGGAGGCCGCCGGCGGCGTGGGCTATGTGGCCGGCCTCACCATGCACATCAACTCGGCGGCCAACATCGAGGCCCACGCCCGCGTGATTCTGGAGGCGGCCATCAAGCGCGAGCTGATTCGCACCGCTACCGACATCCTGCGCGACGCCTACGAGGAAACCACCGACGTATTTGAGCTGCTCGACGCCACGGAGAAGAACATCTTCCAGGTGTCGGAAGACAACATGCGCAAGGGCGTCGACTCGATGCAGGATTTGATGGTGAAGGCCATTAAAGAGCTCGAAGAAAAGAAGCACCAGAAAGACGGATTGACGGGTGTGCCCACCGGCTTCTCGGCGCTCGACCGCGTAACGAGCGGCTGGCAACCGTCTGACCTGGTGATTATTGCGGCCCGGCCCGGCATGGGTAAATGCCTGGCGCTGGGTACCAAGGTGGTGATGTATGATGGTACGCTGCGCCGCGTGGAAGACGTGCGCGAAGGCGACCTGCTGATGGGCGACGACTCGACGCCGCGCCGGGTGCTGAGCCTGGCGCGTGGCCGCGAAAACATGTACTGGGTGCGCCAGAATAAAGGCGACGACTACCGCGTAAATGAGAGCCACATTCTCTCGCTCAAGCGCAGCCGCAACGAAGGGCCGCACCGCCACGGCGACGTGCTGAATATAGAGGTTCGTGAATGGTTGAAAAAAGGCCCCAAGTTTCAGTCGAACTACAAAGGCTACAAAGTGGCCCTGGAGTTTGCCGAACAGACGGTGCCGCTCGACCCTTATTTTCTGGGTGTGTGGCTGGGTGACGGCGCTGCCGGCAATTGCCGCATCACCGGCCAGGATGCCGAAATCATTGACTACCTGCACCAGTACGCCGATGAGCTGGGCATGCAGGTAACCACCGGCGTAGTAACCGACCGCTGCAACAGCTACGGCATTACGCGCGGCCGGCAGGGTGGGAGCGTTGCCGAATACTCGGTGCAGGACGAGCTGCGCCAGCTGGGCGTGCTCAATAACAAGCACATTCCGCAGGCTTACCTGGTCAACTCGACCGAGTACCGCCTGCGCCTGCTGGCTGGTCTTATCGACTCCGACGGCCACCTCAACGTGGTGAGCAATGGCTACGAGATTACTCAGAAAAACAAGAAGTTAGCCCGCCAGATTAAATTCCTGTGCGATTCGCTGGGCTTCCGCACGTCGCTGACGAAGAAGCGCGCCGTCATCAGCAAAATCGGCTACGAGAGCGAGGTGTGGCGCGTGCGCTTCTACGGCGACGTAGATAAGATTCCGGTGCGCGTGGCGCGCAAAAAGGCGAATCCCTGGGCTTCCGCTGTCGATTGGCGCATGACCGGAATCTCAGTCGAGTTTGATAAAGAGGACGATTACTACGGCTTCGAGATTGACGGCAATCACCTGTTTCTGCTGGCCGACTGCACCGTGACGCACAATACGGCGTTCGTGGTGTCGGCCATGCGCAATGCGGCCGTCGATTTCAAGAAGCCGGTCGCCATTTTCTCGCTCGAAATGTCGTCGCTGCAGCTGGTCAATCGTCTGATTTCGGCCGAGGCGGAGCTGGATTCCGAGAAAATCAAGAAGGGCAACCTGGCCGATTACGAATGGGCGCAGCTCAACCACAAGATTTCTTCGCTCTCCTCGGCCCCGATTTTTATCGACGACACGCCCGCGCTCAGCATCCGCGAGCTGCGCGCCAAGTGCCGCCGCCTCAAATCGCAGCACGATATCCAGCTCATTATCATCGACTACCTCCAGCTGATGAGCGGCGGCGAGGCCGGCCGGCCGGGCGGCAACCGCGAGCAGGAGATTGCCAGCATCTCGCGCGCCCTCAAGGGAATAGCAAAGGAATTGAATATTCCGGTTATTGCGCTGTCGCAGCTCTCGCGCTCGGTCGAGACGCGCGGCGGCGACAAGAAGCCCCAGCTGAGCGACCTGCGCGAATCGGGCTCCATCGAGCAGGATGCCGACATGGTTATCTTCCTGTACCGGCCTGAATATTATAAGATTACCGAAGATGAGATGGGCAACCCCACTCAGGGCATGGGCGAGGTGATTATTGCCAAGCACCGCAACGGCTCGCTCGAAACGGTGCAGCTCAAGTTTATCGGCCGCTTCACCAAGTTTGCCGACCTCGACGGGTTTGATGGGGGAGGAGATGCGGGCGGCTTCGGCGGCGCACCGGCGTTTTCGTCCAACTCCTTCCCAACCAGTAGCTTCGACTCGGAACCGGCCGGTGGGCCCGCGCCGGGCGGTGGCTTTGCGCCGAACACCATCCGCCTGGGCTCGCGCATGAACGACGCGCCGCCCTCGCCGGTGCCCTTCCCCAAGAGCAACAGCTTTGGCGAGGAACCACCGTTTTAG
- a CDS encoding glutamate ligase domain-containing protein — MLTKKDEEVPIQVFGEHNLRNISAAKEVCKQLGIKGKDFYKAVATFRGAARRLELVQAGATSVVYKDFAHAPSKLRATAAALKQQFPQRRLVACLELHTFSSLNPAFLPQYAHCFDAPDVAVVYFNPHVLEHKRLPPLPPEAVAAAFARPDLRVFTNSVELAAFLQAQTWADTNLLLMTSGTFDGLDIAALAAEVAG, encoded by the coding sequence TTGCTGACCAAAAAGGACGAGGAGGTGCCCATCCAGGTATTCGGCGAGCACAACCTGCGCAACATCTCGGCGGCCAAGGAAGTTTGTAAGCAGCTGGGTATCAAAGGCAAGGATTTTTATAAGGCCGTAGCCACCTTCAGGGGCGCGGCGCGGCGGCTCGAGCTGGTACAGGCTGGCGCTACGTCGGTGGTGTACAAGGACTTTGCCCACGCGCCCAGCAAGCTGCGCGCCACGGCGGCGGCCCTCAAGCAGCAGTTTCCGCAGCGGCGGCTGGTGGCCTGCCTGGAGCTCCACACGTTCAGCTCGCTCAACCCGGCCTTTTTGCCGCAGTACGCGCACTGCTTCGATGCGCCCGACGTGGCCGTGGTGTACTTCAACCCGCACGTGCTCGAGCACAAGCGCTTGCCGCCCCTGCCCCCCGAAGCCGTGGCGGCTGCCTTCGCCCGACCCGATTTGCGCGTATTTACCAACAGCGTCGAGCTGGCGGCCTTCCTGCAGGCGCAGACCTGGGCCGATACCAACCTGCTGCTAATGACCTCCGGCACCTTCGACGGACTGGACATTGCCGCCCTGGCGGCCGAAGTAGCCGGCTAG
- a CDS encoding Mur ligase domain-containing protein yields the protein MENIHLIAVGGSIMHNLALALQQRGTHVTGSDDEIFEPARTRLAQAGLLPETEGWHPEKIHAGLSAVIVGMHARPDNPELARAQELGIKIYSFPEYIYEASKDKQRVVIGGSHGKTSITALILHVLRFHKRKFDYAVGAQLAGFELMVQLTDDAPVIIIEGDEYLSSPIDRRPKFHLYQHHIGVISGISWDHINVFPTEEIYREQFEVFARQTPKAGVLIYDRDDEQTQLVAVPTSPDVTYVGYGPTSTLSGMAARFC from the coding sequence TTGGAAAATATTCACCTCATTGCCGTCGGGGGCAGCATCATGCACAACCTGGCGCTGGCTTTGCAGCAGCGCGGCACGCACGTAACGGGCTCCGACGACGAGATTTTTGAGCCGGCCCGCACCCGGCTGGCCCAGGCCGGCCTGCTGCCCGAAACAGAGGGCTGGCATCCTGAAAAGATTCACGCCGGCTTGTCGGCCGTGATTGTGGGCATGCACGCCCGGCCCGACAACCCCGAACTGGCCCGCGCCCAGGAGCTGGGCATCAAAATATATTCATTTCCTGAATATATCTATGAGGCCAGCAAGGACAAGCAGCGCGTGGTAATCGGCGGCTCGCACGGCAAAACGAGCATTACGGCCCTGATTCTGCACGTGCTGCGCTTTCACAAACGCAAATTCGACTATGCGGTGGGCGCGCAGCTGGCGGGCTTCGAGCTGATGGTGCAACTGACCGACGACGCGCCGGTTATCATTATTGAGGGTGACGAGTACTTGTCGTCGCCCATCGACCGGCGGCCCAAGTTTCACCTCTATCAGCACCACATCGGCGTAATTTCGGGTATCAGCTGGGACCACATCAACGTGTTTCCGACCGAGGAAATCTACCGCGAGCAGTTCGAGGTTTTTGCCCGCCAGACGCCCAAGGCCGGCGTGCTCATCTACGACCGCGACGACGAGCAAACTCAATTGGTAGCCGTGCCTACCAGCCCCGATGTAACCTACGTGGGCTACGGCCCCACGAGCACGTTATCCGGGATGGCCGCACGTTTTTGCTGA
- a CDS encoding sulfite exporter TauE/SafE family protein, which translates to MGNSLVLPLLCAASLLAGLIDGMVGGGGLIQLPALLLLLPKVPVPTVLGTGKVASLAGTSASAFRYLRGLSGVAINWRTVAVAAVVAGCFALLGARAVSGLNKDLVKPLVLALLVLMAAYTFWRKDFGSLHAPRLRGSRELWTGVALGASIGFYDGFFGPGTGSLLLFAFVGLFGYDFLAASASAKVVNIATNITGLAYFISTGQVLYYYALPMAACNVLGSTLGARLALRRGTGFVRVLFLGVVSAFILKLGYEVLQTA; encoded by the coding sequence GTGGGTAACAGCTTAGTCCTCCCCCTCCTATGCGCGGCCTCGCTGCTGGCCGGCCTCATCGACGGCATGGTGGGCGGGGGCGGCCTTATTCAACTGCCGGCGCTCCTGCTTTTATTACCCAAAGTGCCGGTGCCCACGGTGCTGGGCACCGGCAAAGTTGCCAGTCTGGCCGGCACCTCGGCTTCGGCATTTCGGTATTTGCGCGGGTTGAGCGGAGTAGCTATCAACTGGCGCACGGTGGCGGTGGCGGCGGTGGTGGCAGGCTGCTTTGCGCTGCTGGGGGCGCGGGCCGTAAGCGGCCTCAACAAAGACCTGGTGAAGCCGCTGGTGCTGGCGCTGCTGGTGCTGATGGCCGCCTACACCTTCTGGCGCAAGGACTTCGGCAGCTTGCACGCCCCGCGCCTGCGCGGGAGCCGCGAGCTGTGGACGGGCGTGGCGCTGGGTGCCAGCATCGGGTTTTACGACGGCTTCTTCGGGCCGGGCACGGGTAGCTTGCTGCTGTTTGCGTTTGTGGGGCTGTTTGGCTACGACTTTCTGGCGGCTTCGGCCTCGGCCAAGGTAGTGAATATTGCCACCAACATTACCGGGCTGGCCTATTTTATCTCGACCGGGCAGGTGCTCTACTACTACGCCCTGCCGATGGCGGCCTGCAACGTGCTGGGTTCTACGCTGGGCGCGCGGCTGGCGCTACGGCGCGGCACGGGCTTCGTGCGGGTGCTGTTTTTGGGCGTGGTAAGTGCGTTTATTCTCAAGCTGGGCTATGAGGTGCTGCAAACTGCCTAG